A region from the Thermoplasmata archaeon genome encodes:
- a CDS encoding V-type ATP synthase subunit A produces MALGATVEHAKGTGEILRVAGPVVTATGLRPRMYDVMYVGTEKLMGEVIQLRGEKTVIQVYEETAGVRPGEPVVDSGKPLTVELGPGLLGNIYDGVQRPLPVLQKVMGDFVLRGVRAPGLSREKLWDFKPAVKEGDAVRGGQVLGTVQEAKNVEHRVMVPPDLSGKVARIRSGRMKVDETVVELSAGQKLMMMQEWPVRRARPTKDRLMPSVPLITGQRVMDFLFPLAKGGTAAIPGGFGTGKTVSEQQLSKWCDAQVVIYIGCGERGNEMTEVLTTFPKLEDPYTGSPLMDRMALIANTSNMPVAAREASVYTGMTLAEYYRDMGYNVALMADSTSRWAEAMREISSRLEEMPGEEGFPAYLSARLSEFYERAGRVTTLNDREGSVSVVGAVSPSGGDFSEPVTQGTLRIVKVFWALDTALRARRHFPAINWLTSYSLYGNQLEEYFRTKVNEDWPKLRAWAQRTLQEESELEEIVRLVGADALPPDQQLTLEVARMVREIFLQQNAYHPIDTFCPPERQFKLISAIKKFSDLGRKAVSLDVPVKDVASVKSRELLTRVKYEEKFDAELDKALTMMDEDFKALEGR; encoded by the coding sequence ATGGCGTTGGGTGCAACGGTGGAGCACGCGAAGGGGACGGGGGAGATCCTGAGGGTCGCCGGTCCGGTTGTGACGGCGACCGGGCTGCGCCCCCGGATGTACGACGTCATGTACGTCGGCACGGAGAAGCTCATGGGCGAGGTCATCCAGCTCCGCGGCGAGAAGACGGTCATCCAGGTGTACGAGGAGACCGCAGGCGTCCGCCCCGGCGAGCCGGTCGTGGACTCGGGCAAACCGCTCACCGTCGAGCTCGGGCCCGGGCTGTTGGGCAACATCTACGACGGCGTGCAGCGGCCGCTGCCCGTCCTTCAGAAGGTCATGGGCGACTTCGTCCTCCGGGGCGTGCGGGCTCCGGGCCTGAGCCGCGAGAAGCTCTGGGATTTCAAACCCGCGGTCAAGGAGGGCGACGCGGTCCGGGGCGGTCAAGTGCTCGGGACGGTCCAGGAGGCCAAGAACGTCGAGCACCGCGTCATGGTCCCTCCGGACCTGTCGGGCAAGGTCGCCCGCATCCGGAGCGGCAGAATGAAGGTCGACGAGACGGTCGTCGAACTGAGCGCGGGCCAGAAGCTCATGATGATGCAGGAGTGGCCCGTGCGGCGCGCGCGGCCCACCAAGGACCGACTCATGCCGTCCGTCCCGCTGATCACGGGGCAACGGGTCATGGACTTCCTGTTCCCCCTTGCGAAGGGCGGGACCGCGGCGATTCCCGGAGGGTTCGGGACAGGAAAGACGGTGAGCGAGCAGCAACTGTCCAAATGGTGCGACGCTCAGGTCGTCATCTACATCGGCTGCGGCGAGCGCGGGAACGAGATGACGGAAGTCCTGACCACGTTCCCGAAGCTCGAAGACCCATACACGGGGTCCCCCCTCATGGACCGCATGGCCCTCATCGCGAACACGAGCAACATGCCCGTCGCGGCCCGGGAGGCGTCCGTGTACACGGGCATGACGCTTGCCGAGTACTATCGCGACATGGGCTACAACGTGGCTCTCATGGCCGATTCGACGTCGAGATGGGCGGAGGCCATGCGGGAGATCTCGAGCCGCCTCGAGGAGATGCCCGGCGAGGAAGGCTTCCCGGCGTACCTCTCCGCGCGGCTGAGCGAGTTCTACGAGCGAGCCGGTCGCGTGACCACCTTGAACGACCGCGAAGGGAGCGTCAGCGTCGTCGGGGCCGTGTCGCCGAGCGGCGGCGATTTCTCCGAGCCCGTGACCCAGGGCACGCTCCGCATCGTCAAGGTGTTCTGGGCACTCGACACGGCGCTCCGCGCACGCCGGCACTTCCCCGCGATCAACTGGCTCACGTCGTACAGCCTGTACGGGAACCAGCTCGAGGAGTATTTCCGGACGAAGGTCAACGAGGATTGGCCCAAGCTCCGCGCGTGGGCCCAGCGCACGCTCCAGGAGGAATCGGAGCTCGAAGAGATCGTCCGCCTCGTGGGGGCGGACGCGCTGCCCCCGGACCAGCAGCTGACCCTCGAGGTCGCGCGCATGGTGCGGGAGATCTTCCTCCAGCAGAACGCCTACCACCCGATCGACACGTTCTGCCCGCCCGAGCGGCAGTTCAAGCTCATCTCCGCGATCAAGAAGTTCTCGGACCTCGGCCGGAAGGCGGTGTCCCTCGACGTCCCCGTGAAGGACGTCGCCTCCGTGAAGTCGCGGGAGCTCCTCACCCGCGTGAAGTACGAAGAGAAGTTCGACGCGGAGCTCGACAAGGCCCTCACGATGATGGACGAGGACTTCAAGGCC
- a CDS encoding V-type ATP synthase subunit F, translated as MEIAAVGRDDFVQGFKLVGVRKAIPATREDLEKKIGAVLDDADVGILVLDTADMKSLSNTMRRRLETVARPVVIGVGAKEDEDLRTKVKRAIGVDLFK; from the coding sequence ATGGAAATCGCCGCGGTCGGCCGGGACGACTTCGTCCAGGGGTTCAAGCTCGTCGGCGTGCGGAAGGCGATTCCTGCGACCCGGGAGGACTTGGAGAAGAAGATCGGGGCGGTCCTCGACGACGCGGACGTCGGCATCTTGGTCCTTGACACGGCCGACATGAAATCCCTGAGCAACACGATGCGGCGGCGGCTCGAGACCGTCGCCCGGCCCGTCGTGATCGGCGTGGGGGCGAAGGAGGACGAGGACCTGCGGACCAAGGTGAAGCGGGCCATTGGCGTTGATCTGTTCAAGTGA
- the ahaC gene encoding ATP synthase A1 subunit C encodes MALESIQGVTEDLRARVLKRYRWIRDRIPLESGNYPYVTARVKAKRASLLPKETYDRLLLMGIPEIARFLGEREYKAEMLALGAKYSGVDLIENAVSRNLAETYNKIYDFSEGGLRAMIGRYLDRYDLENIKTIVRAKTYGAAAEDVAEDLVPAGSFSEEFLTQLVDAPSLDAVFRELEDTIYANALSILGKKPGDVSNWSDWEDLISRLYYAELLASIPTATDANRLMRQFVEREIDILNLKTLLRAWSAKAKFQREIFLDGGFEMTVDELHELVTLDKPNLIQGLQAYSFYEDIAAALEKVEETGIGVLIRRVEKVHLLGAARYAHLHPLSILPILDFIVLKDREATNIRLIARGKESGLPVETIRELLVV; translated from the coding sequence ATGGCCCTCGAGAGCATCCAAGGCGTGACGGAGGACCTGCGGGCCCGCGTGCTCAAGCGGTACCGCTGGATCCGTGACCGGATTCCCCTGGAATCGGGGAACTACCCGTACGTGACCGCGCGGGTCAAGGCGAAGCGCGCCTCCCTTCTGCCCAAGGAGACGTACGACCGGCTCCTCCTGATGGGGATCCCTGAGATCGCGAGGTTCCTGGGCGAGCGGGAGTACAAGGCGGAGATGCTCGCCCTCGGCGCGAAGTACTCCGGCGTCGACCTGATCGAGAACGCGGTCTCGCGCAACCTCGCGGAGACGTACAACAAGATCTACGACTTCTCGGAAGGCGGGCTTCGCGCGATGATCGGCCGCTATCTGGACCGGTACGACCTGGAGAACATCAAGACGATCGTCCGTGCGAAGACGTACGGCGCCGCGGCGGAGGACGTCGCGGAGGACCTCGTCCCCGCAGGGAGTTTCAGCGAGGAGTTCCTCACCCAGCTCGTCGACGCGCCGAGCCTGGACGCGGTCTTCCGGGAGCTCGAGGACACGATCTACGCGAACGCACTCTCCATCCTAGGTAAGAAGCCCGGTGACGTGTCGAACTGGTCGGACTGGGAGGACCTCATCTCCCGGCTGTACTACGCGGAGCTCCTCGCCTCCATCCCAACCGCGACGGACGCGAACCGGCTCATGCGCCAGTTCGTGGAGCGGGAGATTGACATCCTGAACCTGAAGACGCTCCTCCGAGCCTGGTCGGCGAAGGCGAAGTTCCAGCGCGAGATCTTCCTCGACGGAGGCTTCGAGATGACCGTCGACGAGCTCCACGAGCTCGTCACCCTGGACAAGCCGAACCTGATCCAGGGGCTCCAGGCCTACTCGTTCTACGAGGACATCGCTGCGGCGCTGGAGAAGGTCGAGGAGACCGGCATCGGCGTGCTCATCCGCCGCGTGGAGAAGGTGCACCTGCTGGGTGCCGCGCGGTACGCGCACCTCCACCCGTTGTCGATCCTGCCCATCCTGGACTTCATCGTCCTGAAGGACCGGGAGGCCACGAACATCCGGCTCATCGCCCGCGGCAAGGAGAGCGGGCTTCCTGTCGAAACGATCCGAGAACTCCTGGTGGTCTGA
- a CDS encoding V-type ATP synthase subunit E family protein, with protein sequence MSLESFVQVILDKGKSEAEEILAQARAEAERMLSEVRVEGEKAAQDAGERARQAAERKRVQDLARAELETRKIVLAAQKDALDEVYQRALARLGALKENPRMLQALLKANESEWRAGGRVYSNARDAAFVKGLVGKAYAGSVECEGGLVIENADGTRRVDLRYESILRDVWNDSVREVAEILWPSRASKA encoded by the coding sequence GTGAGTCTGGAATCCTTCGTCCAGGTCATCCTGGACAAGGGGAAGTCCGAGGCGGAGGAGATCCTCGCGCAGGCGCGGGCGGAGGCTGAGCGGATGCTCTCCGAGGTCCGCGTGGAGGGCGAGAAGGCCGCACAGGACGCCGGGGAGCGGGCGCGCCAGGCCGCCGAACGCAAGCGTGTCCAAGATCTGGCGCGCGCCGAGCTCGAGACCCGAAAGATCGTACTCGCGGCCCAGAAGGACGCCCTGGACGAGGTGTACCAACGAGCCTTGGCCCGCCTGGGAGCGCTCAAGGAGAACCCGAGGATGCTCCAAGCGCTTCTCAAGGCGAACGAGTCCGAGTGGAGGGCGGGCGGCCGGGTCTACTCGAACGCGCGGGACGCGGCGTTCGTGAAGGGGCTCGTCGGCAAGGCCTACGCGGGCAGCGTGGAGTGCGAGGGCGGACTTGTCATCGAGAACGCGGACGGGACGCGGCGGGTGGACCTGCGATACGAGTCGATCCTTCGCGACGTCTGGAACGACTCCGTGCGCGAGGTTGCGGAGATTCTATGGCCCTCGAGAGCATCCAAGGCGTGA